The Micropterus dolomieu isolate WLL.071019.BEF.003 ecotype Adirondacks linkage group LG22, ASM2129224v1, whole genome shotgun sequence genome contains a region encoding:
- the slc28a1 gene encoding sodium/nucleoside cotransporter 1, with product MMETNSVQDKNVAHTNGNGVDNQAFEIEEDNITDTSSIKRQSRKTKKGLGSYLSHVSKPINATEDYIKAHSKTFKYIVLGILGAGYVAYFIAACVLDFQRAIALVVLTSLAVIIKSYELLKEYKGKSISRCFRPAVRCFKSNLKWIKWVFILVVVALIVTWIILDTSQRPEQFISFGGVCMFIVLIFLLSAHRTAVTWRPVFWGLGLQFCIGIFVIRTNPGFIAFKWLGNQVQIFLDYTKDGSKFVFGDLIDIFAFQALPIVVFFSSVMSILYYLGIMQWLILKISWLMQITMGTSPTETLSVAGNIFVGQTEAPLLIRPYLKDMTKSEIHAVLTGGFATIAGSVMGAFISFGIDASSLLSASVMAAPCALAISKLSYPETEESPFKSEKNIKMACGDERNILEAASSGASASISLVANIAANLIAFLAIFGFINQALSWFGGMVGYPSITFQLICSYVFMPVAFMMGVPYDDSFIVAELIGTKLFLNEFVAYEKLSKLKENRLKGLIESISVRSEIITTYALCGFANFSSLGIVIGGLSAICPSRRGDVSSLVLRAMITGTCVSLVNACIAGILFVPPLVDCVELFKISSFNATDVNIQSCCEDLLKNTVNNGTISFEGSWTTVANVTVFFSKCCQCCGISDVCK from the exons ATGA tggaAACCAACAGTGTCCAGGACAAAAATGTAGCGCACACCAATGGAAATGGCGTGGACAACCAGGCTTTTGAAATAGAG GAGGACAACATTACTGATACTAGCAGCATCAAAAGGCAGTCTAGAAAGACTAAAAAGGGATTGGGATCATATTTAAG CCATGTTTCCAAGCCGATTAACGCCACAGAGGATTACATCAAGGCTCattcaaaaacattcaaatacatTGTGCTGGGCATACTCGGAGCAG GTTATGTGGCATACTTCATTGCAGCCTGTGTTTTGGATTTCCAGAGGGCTATCGCACTTGTAGTCCTAACTAGTTTGGCTGTTATTATTAAATCCTATGAACTTTTGAAGGAGTACAAGGGGAAAAGCATCAGTCGGTGTTTCAGACCCGCAGTTAGATGCTTTAAATCTAACTTGAAATGGATAAAATG GGTTTTCATCTTAGTGGTTGTGGCCCTGATTGTGACGTGGATCATCTTAGACACAAGCCAGCGTCCCGAGCAGTTTATCTCATTTGGAGGTGTGTGCATGTTCATCGTGCTCATATTCCTCTTGTCAGCACACAGGACAGCG gTAACATGGCGGCCTGTGTTTTGGGGCCTTGGGTTGCAGTTCTGTATTGGCATTTTTGTTATAAGAACAAATCCTGGATTCATAGCTTTCAAATGGCTTGGAAATCAAGTGCAG ATATTCCTTGACTATACCAAAGATGGGTCGAAGTTTGTTTTTGGGGATCTCATCGACATTTTTGCCTTTCAA GCTTTGCCCATTGTTGTGTTCTTCAGCAGTGTGATGTCAATCCTTTACTATTTGGGGATAATGCAGTGGCTCATTCTGAAG ATCTCATGGCTTATGCAGATAACAATGGGAACCTCTCCCACAGAGACCTTGAGTGTGGCAGGCAATATATTTGTTGGGCAG acagaggctCCACTGCTGATCCGTCCCTATTTGAAGGACATGACCAAATCTGAGATCCATGCTGTTTTGACAGGTGGATTTGCGACAATTGCTGGCAGTGTCATGGGGGCATTCATCTCATTTGGA ATTGATGCATCTTCCTTGTTATCAGCCTCTGTGATGGCTGCCCCTTGTGCCTTGGCCATCTCCAAACTTTCTTACCCAGAGACTGAGGAGAGTCCCTTCAAGTCAGAGAAGAATATCAAAATGGCTTGTGG AGATGAACGGAACATTTTGGAGGCTGCTAGCAGTGGAGCATCTGCTTCAATAAGCCTTGTTGCTAACATTGCAGCAAATTTGATAGCCTTTCTTGCCATCTTCGGGTTCATAAATCAAGCTTTGAGTTGGTTTGGAGGTATGGTGGGATATCCTTCAATCACATTTCAG CTTATTTGCTCTTACGTGTTCATGCCTGTGGCCTTCATGATGGGAGTACCATATGATGACAGTTTCATTGTGGCTGAACTAATTGGCACCAAACTCTTCCTCAATGAGTTTGTGGCTTATGAGAAACTCTCTAAACTAAAGGAAAACAGACTCAAAGGACTTATTGAGTCGATATCT gTTCGATCAGAAATAATCACCACTTATGCTCTTTGTGGGTTTGCCAACTTTAGCTCACTGGGTATTGTGATTGGAGGCCTAT CCGCTATATGTCCATCCAGAAGAGGCGATGTCTCATCTCTGGTGTTGAGAGCTATGATCACTGGGACTTGTGTATCTCTTGTCAATGCTTGCATTGCAG GGATCCTCTTTGTTCCTCCACTTGTGGACTGTGTAGAGCTGTTCAAGATATCTTCTTTCAATGCCACAGATGTAAATATACAAAGTTGCTGTGAAGACCTCCTTAAAAA CACTGTAAACAATGGGACCATCTCGTTTGAAGGATCATGGACCACAGTAGCAAatgtcactgtgtttttctcaaaatgttgtCAGTGTTGTGGTATTTCTGATGTTTGTAAGTAG